The Streptomonospora litoralis genome window below encodes:
- a CDS encoding YbhB/YbcL family Raf kinase inhibitor-like protein has protein sequence MAQPPSPYEFLPAVPSFSVLSDDVADARTLPDAQVSGIMGAGGEDVSPHLSWSGFPEGTRSFAVTCFDPDAPTASGFWHWAVCDIPASVTELPTGAGDENGSGLPAGALTLRNDAGARRYIGAAPPGGHGPHRYMFAVHAVDVESLGIDETGTPAFLGFNLFFHAIGRAIVTPVYEV, from the coding sequence GTGGCACAGCCGCCATCTCCGTACGAATTCCTGCCCGCCGTTCCGTCGTTCAGCGTGCTCAGCGACGACGTCGCCGACGCGCGGACCCTGCCCGACGCCCAGGTCAGCGGCATCATGGGCGCGGGCGGCGAGGACGTCTCGCCGCACTTGTCCTGGAGCGGCTTCCCCGAGGGCACCCGCAGCTTCGCCGTCACCTGCTTCGACCCCGATGCGCCCACGGCCAGCGGCTTCTGGCACTGGGCGGTGTGCGACATCCCCGCCTCGGTGACCGAACTGCCCACCGGAGCCGGCGACGAGAACGGCTCGGGCCTGCCCGCGGGGGCACTGACACTGCGCAACGACGCCGGTGCCCGCCGCTACATCGGCGCGGCGCCGCCCGGAGGGCACGGCCCGCACCGGTACATGTTCGCGGTGCACGCCGTGGACGTGGAATCCCTGGGTATCGACGAGACGGGCACACCGGCCTTCCTCGGGTTCAACCTGTTCTTCCACGCCATCGGGCGCGCCATCGTTACCCCGGTCTACGAGGTGTAG
- a CDS encoding DUF3145 domain-containing protein, with the protein MSARGVLYVHSAPAALCPHVEWAVAGVVGVPVKLDWSAQPAAPGAHRAELNWQGAPGTSGAIASALNGWQKLRYEVTEEATPGCDGVRYSYTPSLGIFTAVTSAAGEVMVSEARLRNAMERTAAQEETDLAAELDRLTGRVWDEELEPFRYAGDGAPVRWLHAAG; encoded by the coding sequence GTGTCCGCACGTGGCGTCTTGTACGTCCACTCCGCGCCTGCGGCGCTGTGCCCACACGTCGAGTGGGCGGTCGCGGGTGTGGTTGGCGTGCCTGTGAAACTCGATTGGAGCGCCCAGCCGGCGGCTCCCGGTGCTCATCGCGCCGAGCTGAACTGGCAGGGTGCCCCCGGCACCTCGGGTGCCATCGCATCGGCACTCAACGGTTGGCAGAAGCTGCGCTACGAGGTCACCGAGGAGGCTACTCCCGGCTGCGACGGCGTGCGGTACAGCTACACGCCCAGCCTGGGTATCTTCACCGCCGTCACCAGCGCCGCAGGCGAGGTGATGGTCTCCGAGGCCCGGCTGCGCAACGCCATGGAGCGCACGGCGGCCCAGGAGGAGACCGACCTCGCGGCCGAGCTCGACCGGCTCACCGGGCGGGTCTGGGACGAGGAGCTCGAACCCTTCCGCTACGCCGGCGACGGCGCCCCGGTGCGCTGGCTGCACGCAGCCGGCTGA
- a CDS encoding inositol monophosphatase family protein, producing MSAAADSTQPTVVVTTAGAPQTPEIVQHLQRQGYRVVATDIDPTAPGLYLADRCYLVPPGNSESYLPEIRGICLKERADALVPLVDEELAAVSRLADDGIAVLLPRPGFVAVCLDKYTLMRRLADAGVPVPRTGLAAEWTNAHEVPLRVAPAASGAGVLTDNTPEPRGIARAAYERFGCRGYLESGSIALKLCRIADGGAHLFVKDVRVRDWDVAAPALVLEESGGALARLDGTPFAYTGSFEHTGVIGAAAAGVCAAVAAWRRADSGAPQAGDREGGPIERTAT from the coding sequence GTGTCCGCTGCAGCTGACTCCACTCAGCCCACCGTCGTCGTCACCACCGCAGGCGCTCCCCAGACTCCCGAAATCGTCCAGCATCTCCAGCGGCAGGGCTACCGCGTCGTGGCCACCGACATCGACCCCACCGCCCCCGGCCTGTACCTCGCAGACCGCTGCTACCTCGTCCCGCCCGGGAACAGCGAATCCTACCTGCCGGAGATCCGCGGCATCTGCCTCAAGGAGCGGGCCGACGCGCTGGTGCCGCTCGTCGACGAGGAACTGGCTGCCGTCTCCCGGCTCGCCGACGACGGCATCGCCGTGCTGCTGCCGCGCCCCGGGTTCGTGGCCGTGTGCCTGGACAAGTACACCTTGATGCGCCGGCTCGCCGACGCGGGCGTGCCCGTCCCCCGCACCGGGCTCGCTGCGGAATGGACGAACGCGCACGAGGTGCCGCTGCGGGTGGCCCCGGCCGCCTCGGGTGCAGGCGTGCTCACCGACAACACCCCCGAGCCGCGCGGCATCGCGCGTGCCGCCTACGAACGCTTCGGCTGCCGCGGCTACCTGGAGTCGGGCAGCATCGCGCTGAAGCTGTGCCGCATCGCCGACGGCGGCGCGCACCTGTTCGTCAAGGACGTCCGGGTGCGCGACTGGGACGTCGCGGCGCCGGCGCTGGTGCTGGAGGAGTCCGGGGGCGCGCTGGCGCGCCTGGACGGCACACCGTTCGCCTACACCGGTTCCTTCGAGCACACCGGCGTGATAGGCGCGGCCGCGGCGGGCGTCTGCGCCGCCGTGGCCGCGTGGCGCCGCGCGGACAGCGGGGCGCCGCAGGCGGGAGACCGCGAGGGCGGACCGATCGAGCGGACTGCGACCTAA
- a CDS encoding HAD family hydrolase — protein MGSGSSDIDVVVFDFGDVISRTPPPEDQKAMQEVAGVAPEDLWAAYWSERRAYDRGIEAVEFWRRVARRVGAEWSSATVHELWALDVGSWIHVREDSAHLLDRLSGDGVRLALLSNAPRDIAGALRHSPVMRPFEALFFSAELGRCKPEPEIYEHVLSELGTAAERTAFVDDREENVLAAQRFGIAAHRYADHAGLESFLDDHGLLGARERA, from the coding sequence ATGGGTTCTGGCTCTTCGGACATCGACGTCGTCGTCTTCGACTTCGGGGACGTCATCTCGCGTACGCCGCCGCCCGAGGACCAAAAGGCGATGCAGGAGGTCGCCGGCGTTGCGCCCGAGGACCTGTGGGCGGCCTACTGGAGCGAGCGACGCGCCTACGACCGCGGCATCGAGGCGGTCGAGTTCTGGAGGCGCGTCGCCCGCCGCGTCGGCGCCGAGTGGAGCTCCGCCACGGTGCACGAGCTCTGGGCGCTCGACGTCGGCTCGTGGATCCACGTCCGCGAGGATTCCGCGCACCTCCTCGACCGGCTCAGCGGGGACGGTGTGCGCCTGGCGCTGCTGTCCAACGCGCCGCGGGACATCGCGGGCGCGCTACGCCACTCGCCGGTGATGCGGCCGTTCGAGGCGCTGTTCTTCAGCGCGGAGCTGGGACGCTGCAAGCCCGAGCCCGAGATCTACGAGCACGTGCTAAGCGAACTCGGTACCGCGGCGGAGCGCACCGCGTTCGTCGACGACCGCGAGGAGAACGTGCTCGCCGCGCAGCGGTTCGGCATCGCCGCCCACCGCTACGCGGACCACGCCGGACTGGAGTCGTTCCTGGACGACCACGGGCTGCTCGGCGCCCGCGAGCGCGCCTGA
- a CDS encoding DUF1707 SHOCT-like domain-containing protein gives MRASDSDRDACAERLATALSEGRLDLAEYERRLDEAMSAVVMGDLRGLTADLPEPPVPAVPDDAEPATVGANRSTLVSPWKDWVDEWRWWLGGAVIMTGIWGVTSIMGGNLVPYWPLVPLGIWAAILVAAAIWPDEGSGSRR, from the coding sequence ATGCGTGCCTCGGATTCCGACCGGGATGCCTGCGCCGAACGCCTCGCCACCGCGCTCTCGGAAGGCCGCCTCGATCTCGCCGAGTACGAACGCCGTTTGGACGAGGCGATGAGCGCTGTGGTCATGGGCGACCTGCGGGGACTCACCGCGGATCTTCCCGAGCCTCCTGTTCCGGCCGTGCCCGACGACGCGGAGCCCGCGACCGTCGGTGCCAATCGCTCCACCCTGGTGTCTCCGTGGAAAGACTGGGTAGACGAGTGGCGATGGTGGCTTGGCGGCGCGGTCATCATGACCGGCATATGGGGCGTCACCAGCATCATGGGCGGCAACCTGGTGCCGTACTGGCCGCTGGTGCCGCTGGGGATCTGGGCAGCGATCCTCGTCGCCGCCGCCATCTGGCCCGACGAAGGTTCCGGGTCCCGCAGATGA
- a CDS encoding PIG-L deacetylase family protein, translated as MPSDSEATERNAHTSGIERALVVMAHPDDVDFGCAGTVAAWTDAGVEVTYLMVTDGEAGGDERTLDGDGMAELRRSEQRKAAAAVGVHDVRFLGYPDGRVMHTLELRRDIARVIRRVRPQRVVVPSPERDWSHIAPSHPDHLATGESGINAVYPDARNPHAYPELLTEEGLEPWKVPEVWLVHGPSPNRYSDITDTFDRKLAALSCHASQIEDAAGIGEMLRPWLAENAAAGGLAEGRLAEAFQHVDTR; from the coding sequence ATGCCGAGTGACAGCGAAGCGACCGAGCGGAACGCGCACACCAGCGGGATCGAGCGCGCGCTGGTGGTCATGGCCCATCCCGACGACGTCGACTTCGGCTGCGCCGGGACCGTCGCCGCGTGGACCGACGCAGGGGTCGAGGTCACCTACCTCATGGTGACCGACGGCGAAGCGGGCGGCGACGAGCGCACCCTCGACGGCGACGGGATGGCCGAGCTGCGCCGCAGCGAGCAGCGCAAGGCGGCGGCGGCCGTGGGTGTGCACGACGTCCGGTTCCTCGGCTATCCCGACGGCCGGGTGATGCACACGCTGGAACTGCGCCGCGACATCGCCCGCGTCATCCGCCGCGTGCGCCCCCAGCGCGTGGTCGTCCCCAGCCCGGAGCGCGACTGGTCGCACATCGCGCCCAGCCACCCCGACCACCTGGCCACGGGCGAGTCCGGGATCAACGCGGTCTACCCGGACGCCCGCAACCCGCACGCCTACCCCGAACTGCTCACCGAAGAGGGCCTGGAGCCCTGGAAGGTGCCCGAGGTGTGGCTGGTGCACGGCCCTTCCCCCAACCGCTACAGCGACATCACCGACACCTTCGACCGCAAACTGGCGGCGCTGTCCTGCCACGCCAGCCAGATCGAGGACGCTGCAGGGATCGGGGAGATGCTGCGCCCGTGGCTGGCCGAGAACGCGGCCGCGGGAGGGCTGGCCGAGGGCCGTCTGGCCGAGGCGTTCCAACACGTCGACACCCGTTAG
- a CDS encoding RNA polymerase sigma factor, with translation MADQPYGEVSTGELVKRALGDDGAAWEALIDRFAVRVHAVVRSHGLSPHDAQDAEQTVWSNLAEHLSRIRTPESVGPWLATTTQRECGKLRRLARRAPPTDPERLDAADHRSPEAIAMAAERDRLVRRAIASLREPDRTVAVLELEAPRSPAADIAEFAGVEPSAVPAVRRRVRRRLQRLLVEQGYGRGGG, from the coding sequence GTGGCGGACCAGCCCTATGGGGAGGTCTCGACGGGCGAGCTGGTGAAGCGCGCTCTCGGCGACGACGGCGCGGCATGGGAGGCGTTGATCGATCGGTTCGCCGTGCGGGTCCACGCAGTCGTACGCAGCCACGGCCTTTCGCCGCACGACGCACAGGACGCCGAGCAGACCGTGTGGTCCAATCTGGCCGAGCACCTCTCCCGCATCCGTACCCCGGAGAGCGTCGGCCCCTGGCTCGCGACCACTACCCAGCGAGAGTGCGGCAAACTCCGCCGCCTGGCCCGGCGCGCTCCGCCCACCGATCCCGAGCGGCTCGACGCCGCCGACCACCGCAGCCCGGAGGCGATCGCGATGGCGGCCGAGCGCGACCGCCTGGTGCGCCGCGCAATCGCATCCCTGCGCGAGCCCGACCGGACGGTGGCCGTACTGGAGTTGGAGGCGCCGCGCTCGCCGGCGGCCGACATCGCCGAGTTCGCGGGCGTGGAGCCCAGTGCGGTCCCGGCCGTGCGCCGCCGCGTCCGCCGCAGGCTGCAGCGGCTGCTGGTCGAGCAGGGGTACGGCAGGGGCGGTGGCTAG
- a CDS encoding DUF1707 SHOCT-like domain-containing protein has translation MTADLTPHDELRASDADRDAVARRLSTALSEGRLDLAEYQNRLDSAMGAVTVGDLAPLTDDLPDPAGRPRANGPVDLAQTGKENARRAARRRPAEQWRTWSGAAAVMTTIWLFSSVASGELLYFWPLLPLGIWAVVLISSGGRCRG, from the coding sequence TTGACTGCCGATCTCACTCCGCACGACGAACTCCGCGCCTCGGACGCCGACCGCGACGCCGTCGCGCGCCGACTCTCGACGGCTCTCTCCGAGGGCAGGCTGGACCTGGCGGAGTACCAGAACCGCCTCGACTCCGCGATGGGCGCGGTCACCGTGGGCGACCTCGCGCCGCTGACCGACGACCTCCCCGACCCCGCCGGCCGGCCGCGCGCGAACGGTCCCGTCGACCTCGCCCAGACGGGCAAGGAGAACGCCCGCCGAGCCGCCCGGCGCCGACCCGCCGAGCAGTGGCGCACCTGGTCGGGCGCCGCGGCCGTGATGACCACCATATGGCTGTTCTCCAGCGTCGCCTCCGGCGAACTCCTGTACTTCTGGCCGCTGCTGCCGCTGGGCATCTGGGCCGTGGTGCTGATTTCGTCGGGTGGCCGCTGCCGCGGCTAG
- a CDS encoding DUF1707 SHOCT-like domain-containing protein has protein sequence MDEHQLPPERMRAADSDRDACAERLAAALRDGRLDLDEYQERLSTAIQAKTMGELWPLTRDLPEPPAVPETAEPADRRGQARAEWRERLEPWRGLAAISVILVGIWGVTSIIHAEPLLFWPMIPIGFMFLFTLAGAIAGSPSDRHRDGP, from the coding sequence ATGGACGAACACCAGTTGCCCCCGGAACGGATGCGGGCGGCCGACTCCGACCGCGACGCCTGCGCCGAGCGCTTGGCCGCCGCCCTGCGCGACGGACGGCTGGACCTCGACGAGTACCAGGAGCGGCTCAGCACGGCGATACAGGCGAAGACCATGGGCGAATTGTGGCCGCTCACCCGTGACCTCCCCGAACCCCCGGCGGTCCCCGAGACCGCCGAGCCCGCCGACCGCCGCGGGCAGGCCCGCGCCGAGTGGCGAGAGCGGCTGGAGCCCTGGCGGGGCCTGGCCGCCATCTCGGTGATACTCGTCGGGATCTGGGGCGTGACCAGCATCATCCACGCCGAGCCGCTGCTGTTCTGGCCGATGATCCCGATCGGGTTCATGTTCCTGTTCACTCTCGCCGGCGCGATCGCCGGATCTCCGAGCGACCGCCACCGGGACGGGCCCTGA